The following nucleotide sequence is from Gymnodinialimonas phycosphaerae.
CAAGGAAGCCGCAGAGGAAATTGAACTGCTCGGTCCGGGTGTGGTTCAGTCCATGGCCGCGAAAATGGAGCCTGTGCATCTGGTGCAGGGCAGGGTCGCTTTCCAACAGATCGTAGAAGCGCGTGACCAGCCGGTCGAGCGCCTCTTCTCCGCCGATCTGATCAAGCGCGCCGTCCATCTATGATCGGGGCTTGGTCTTTTGCGGATCGTAGTGGGCAAAGGGCACGATTTCCGCCGGAATGCGCTTTTGATGACCGTCGAGCTTGCCGATTTCAACCTGCGTTCCGACCGCGTGATGGGCCACGTCCACGCGGGCCAGCGCGATGTTCTTGCCCAATATGGGAGAGCGCATGGAGGACGTGACCTCGCCAATCTGTGCGCGCCCGATGTGGATGCAATCGCCGTGGGTCACGTCGATATTGCTGTCGATATCAAGGCCCACAAGCTTGCGCGCGGGATGCTCTTTGCGGCGGAGCAATGCGTCGCGCCCGATGAAATCATCGGTCTTGGACTTCAGCGGCACGGTAAAGCCGATCCCGGCCTCGAACGGGTCGGTCTGATCGCTGAAATCGTAGCCTGCAAAGATCAGCCCCGCCTCGATCCGCACCATATCAAGCGCTTCAAGACCCATCGGCTTCAGGCCGAAGTCGCGGCCGACGTCCCAGATGGCATTGAAAATCTCTTCGCAATCCTTGGGGTGGCACATGACCTCATACCCCAATTCGCCGGTATAGCCGGTGCGGGACACGACGAACGGCGTGCCGCCTTCGTTGTGAAGCCGGGCGGGGGTGTGGCGGAACCAGCCGAGCTGGTCGAATTCTGGATTGTGCGGCGCGGTCCAGACCAGCTTGCGCAACAGGTCGCGCGAGTTGGGGCCTTGGACGGCGACGTTATGGAGCTGATCGGTAGAGGAGCGGATGAGCACGCGGAGGCCAAGTTTCTCGGCCTGTTCGCGGATCCATTCGCCGCCGTAGTCGCTGCCGCCGATCCAGCGGAAGTTGTCTTTGCCAAGCCGGAAGACGGTGCCGTCATCGATCATGCCCCCATGCTCGTAGCACATCGCAGTATAGACGACGCCGCCAACGGCCAGCGTCTTCATGTTACGGGTGAAGACGTATTGGCAGAGCGCCTCGGCGTCGGGCCCGGTGATCTCGAACTTCCTGAGCGGGCTGAGGTCCATCATCACCACCGCTTCGCGGCAGGCGTGGTATTCCTCGATCGGGCCCGCCTCGGCGAAGCAATTGGCGAGCCAGTAGCCGTTGTATTCGATGAAGTTACGGGTGTGCTTGGCGAAGCAATCGTGAAAGCCGGTTTGTTTGGTCATTTTGGGCTCCGCCTCTGGGGTCGCCCGGAAGGCGATGGCGCGTTGGAATTTCTCTTGTCCGCTGTAGGTGCGAACGTGGATGTCGGTGGGGTTCCAGCCGTTGGCGGCTGTGGTGTCATCGGGGCAGGCGGAGGTGACGCAGACGATATCGGTCAGCGCGCGCAGCAGCACGTAGTCGCCGGGGCGCGACCACGGCTCATCGCTGTACATGACGCCGTGATCATCAATGGCGGTGTTGAAGAAGAAGTTGATCGCCATCCAGCCCGGGCGGCCCGTGACGTTGAACTGCGACAGCGCGGTGTTGAAATTCTCCGAGCAATTGGCGTGGCCCGGATAGCCGATGTCGTCATAGTATTTGGCCGAGCAGGCGAGCGCGAAAGCGTCGTGGCGTCCGCAGGTGTCCTGGACCACTTCGACCAGCGGCATCATTTCCTGGTCATAGTATTTCGCGTGCAACCCTGGCATCGGGTAGGAATGGCCCATGAGTGTGCGGGTGGTAGTGACGTCGAGCGCGTGTTCAATGCCGCGGTCCAGCTTGCGGGCGGAGAAGCACTCGAAATCCGTGCATTGACGGCCGTCGACATCCTGGATCTGGATGTAGTCACCGGCCTTGACGAAATACGCCTCTGCGGTGGCAGAGTGCACGCGGATATTCTCGATCGGGTCGGCCAGAGGGTCGGGCAGGGTGTGGCCTTTGTGGGGCTTGATCTTGGCCCGCGTGATCCAGACGGTCAAGGGCGAGGCGGTATCTTGCGCCTCATAATCCATCTGGCCCGAAGGGTTGGGATGGGGTGCTGCGATGATCGCGATGCCATCGGCCTGCACGGTGAATTCCTCCGCTGTCCCGGCGGGGGTAGTGGCTTCAAACAGGTGAATGGCCTGCATGGCGGCGGGATCGATGCCGCGCGTCTCCAGCCCAAGACGGAAGCCGCGCAGAGAGGTGTCGCTGCTGGCCAGAAGCCGCTGCAAACCGCCCGCAGGCGCGGTGGCCTTGACGTCCAGCAGGTCCGCATGACGGCCCCCGGTGGCGGCGCAGACAAGTTCGCACGGCTGCCCGCCCTCGGTGTTCTCCACCTTGATCTTGTCGCCCGCCTCGATCGGGATCAGAACCGCACCGCAGCCTTCGACGACATAGCGTTCGGTGCCCGGGGGCAGGGTGAAGACGGACGGCACGAAGCACTTGCTTGGTTTCGGTGGTCCCTTCACGACTTCGGGGTACTGGTCGTCGAGCATACAGACCTCATGTGCAACCTGTGTGTTGCCTAAGCGGAAAATTTCTTTAACTGTAAGAAAAGATGAAGACGGATCAATATCAAACTTCGGCGCAGACAGCCGCAGGTGCACAAAAACCGCGCTTTGCCGTGAACAACTGGCATCTTACATCGGGAGGGCGCCTTTGGCCTCATTAATGCTAGGCCTTCTGGGCGCGTTCTCTTGGGCGGTGCACGACCTGTGCGTGCGCAAGGTCAGCGCGACACAGGGCGCGTTCCCACCGCTGGTCTCGGTTCTCGTCCTTGGAAGCCTCGTGGCGTTGCCCCTGACGCTGATCTGGGCAGAGCCTGCCACGGCCCCGCCCGGGGCCTACTGGCGCGCCATCGCGGCGGGGGTGTTCTACGCTGTGGCAGGGGTCGGCCTCTACAAGGCATTGGGCATCGGGCCCGTGCGTCTCGTGGCCCCGATCATCGGCGCCTATCCGATCGTGTCGATGGGGTTGGCGGCGTATTCAGGCAGCCCCTTGACCATCGTTCATTGGCTTGCCGTTTTTGTCGTCATCGGCGGTGTCGCCTTTATTGCCATCAGCAGTGACGAGGGCGCGTCGGATGGCGACAAGGCGCAAGCGATTGGCTGGTCACTTCTTTCCGGCCCCGGCTTCGCGATTGCCTTCGCATTGAGCCAATCCGCGACGATGCTGGCGGATGAATGGACCATGCTGATGCCGATGCGCATCGCGGCCATCGCCGCGACCCTTTTGCTGGCATTGGCGTTGCGGGAAGGCTTGTTGCCGCAACGCAAGTCCTTGTGGATCTTTCTGATCATGGGGACGCTGGATGTCATTGCCATCGTTTCCGTCTCGGCCGCGGGCAGCTTTGCGTATCCGGAGTTCGCCGCCGTGGCGGCATCGACCTTCGGGCTTATCACAGTCGTCCTTGCGACGATCTTTCTGGGCGAACGGTTGCGAGCACCACAATGGACGGCGGTGGTGGCGGTCTTTGCCGCCATCGGGTCGCTGGGGCTCTAGATCCAGCCTGCCGCGCGCTGGCGTTGATGGGCCACAGTTGCATTGCGCATGAGGATCGCAACAGTCACTGGCCCGACGCCTCCGGGCACCGGCGTAACCCAGCCCGCGACTTGCGATACGGGCCCTGTCGCCACATCGCCGACGATCCGCGTCTCACCATCCACATCAATCTGGTTGATGCCGATGTCGATGACCGCCGCCCCCGGCTTGATCATGTCCGCGCCAACCAGATGCGCCTTGCCCACGGCGACCACCACGACATCCGCGCGACGGGAATGCATCGCGACCGAGCGTGTCATGTGGTGGCACACAGTCACCGTGGCACCTTCCGCCATCAGCATCATCGCCGCCGGTTTGCCGACGATTTCCGAATGCCCGATCATCACGACCTCCAGCCCCTCCATCGTCAGGCCCGTGGCCCGGATCAATTCCACCGCCGCCGAGGCGGTACACGGCGCCAGTGCCACGTCGTTGTAGACGATATTTCCGATGGAGGCCGGGTTCATGCCCTCCACATCTTTCAGGGGATGGATAGCCGATTGCAGGGAGCGCACGTTGATATGTGCGGGAATGGGCCGTTGCAGGATGATGCCCAGAACGCTCGGGTCATCGTTCATGGCCTGAATGCGGGCCTTGGCCTCTTCCGGTGTGGTATCGGCAGGCCAGATCTGTTCGTCGAAGGGGATCCCGGCCGCCTCGGCCGCCCGCTTCTGGTTGCGGATGTAGACGGCGACCTCGGGGATGTCGCCAATGGCGATGGAGACGAGCGTGCCGATCGCAGGATGGTCGCCCACGTAGGCCCGCACGTCGGACAGGATGCGGTCCCGCACCGGTGCACCCCGCAACACCATGTGATCAGCGACGTCTTTCATCGTGTATTCCCTGTCGTTCAGGTGCTGTCCGTTCAGAACAGCCCCTCGATCTCGCCCGCGTTGTTGAGGTGGATGGCCTCGGCCGAGGGTTTGCGGGGCAGGCCCGGCATGGTCATGATCTCGCCGCAGACCGCGACGATGAAGCCGGCGCCCGCGCTCAGGCGCACTTCGCGGACGGGGATGGTGAAGCCCGTCGGCGCGCCCCGCTCGTTCGGGTCGGTGGTGAAGGAGTACTGGGTTTTCGCCATGCAGACGGGCAGGTTGCCATAGCCCTGATCCTCCCACAGCTTCAACTGATCGAGGGTTTTCTTGTCCATCACCGCCTCATCGGCGCGGTAGATGCCTTTGCAGACGGCCTGGATCTTCTCGGCCAGGGGCATGTCGTCGGGGTAGAGCGTGTGGAAATCCGCCTCGCCCTTTTCGATCACTTCGACGACCTTTTCGGCCAGCGGCGCCGAGCCCTCGCCGCCCAGTTCCCAGTGCCGCGACAGCACCGCCTCGGCCCCTTGGGAGGCGACGTAATCCTTCACCGCCTGCACTTCGGCGTCGGTGTCGGTGACGAAGTGGTTGATCGCCACGACCACCGGCACGCCAAAGGATTTGACGTTCTCGATGTGGCGCCCAAGGTTAGCGCAGCCGCTGTTGACCGCCTCCACGTTCTCCGCGCCCAGGTCCGCTTTCGCGACGCCGCCGTTCATCTTCATCGCGCGCACGGTGGCCACCACGACCACCACAGAGGGCGCCAGGCCCGCCTTGCGGCACTTGATATTCATGAACTTTTCAGCCCCAAGGTCCGCGCCAAAGCCCGCTTCCGTCACCACGTAGTCACACAGTTTCAACGCCGTGGACGTCGCAATGACCGAGTTGCAGCCGTGGGCGATGTTGGCGAAGGGGCCACCGTGCACGAAGGCCGGGTTGTTCTCCAACGTCTGCACCAGGTTGGGCTGCATCGCATCCTTCAACAGCACCGTCATCGCGCCGTCGGCCTTGATGTCGCGCGCATAAACCGGGCTGCGGTCGCGGCGGTAGGCCACGATCATCGCCCCCAGTTTTTCCTGCAGGTCCTTGAGGTCCTTGGCCAGGCACAGGATCGCCATCACCTCCGATGCGACGGTGATGTCAAAGCCGGCCTCCCGCGGGAAACCGTTGGCCACGCCGCCAAGGGACGTCGTGATCTGCCGCAGCGCACGGTCGTTCATGTCCACCACGCGGCGCCAGACGACGCGGCGGGTGTCGATTTCCAGCTCATTGCCCCAATAGATGTGGTTGTCGATCATCGCCGACAGCAACGAGTGGGCCGAGGTGATCGCGTGGAAATCCCCGGTGAAGTGGAGGTTCATATCCTCCATCGGGACAACCTGCGCGTAGCCGCCGCCCGCAGCGCCACCCTTCATCCCGAAGTTCGGCCCAAGGGACGCCTCGCGAATACACACCATCGCGTTCTTGCCGATGCGGTTCAGGCCGTCGCCCAGACCCACCGTGGTCGTTGTCTTGCCCTCTCCAGCGGGCGTCGGATTGATCGCGGTCACCAGAATCAGGTGGCCGTTGTCGCGATCCTGCACGGAATTGATGAACGATTGGCTAACCTTGGCCTTATCGTGGCCGTAGGGAAGCAGATCCGCACTCTCGATACCGATCTTCGCGCCAACCTCCTGGATCGGCCGCTTGCGCGCCTCACGAGCGATTTCAATGTCAGATTTGTAGCCCATGGTGCGGTCTCCGTGAAATTTTCCCCATGTTCAATAAATATTCCTAAGGGTCAATTCAAAAATTCTGAGAGATGGAGCAACCGAAGTTCCCACACATGACCTGTCCAAGTCAGACGGTACCATTGCTTCGAACCACTTTGGTTGCTCAACCGGCTGCCCCTGAAGCCCAAATTCCAATGATTCATCGGCGCGGATTGTGAAGGCTTGGAGCCGTGGAATTTACGGGTTCCAAGCTCGGACCAGTCCTTCGCTTTCTCATCCTCGGTCATCACCAATGGGTTAGCGGCTTCTTCCCACGCCATATGCACGCCAGCGTGAGCATTTTTGTTACCTTTCCGAAAGCCTTTACTCGGCTGGGTCGAGGGATAGAGGAGGTGGCCAGACTAGAAACCCGCCCAATCATCGCCCTTCACCTGTCGTTGTTCTTGGGGGGGACTGCTCCAATTCGTGTGCACTGTGTGAAACACAAAATAGCCTTCTGGCGCGCTGTGTCGGTCGTCTGGCGGCTGTGCGGATTCCGTTGAATTGAAGCGCGCGATGATCAGGAGCGGCTTGGGGCAGGATGCGGTAGCATCCGAGGCTCGTCGGTCCCGGATCAGGTTCTGACAAGAGAAAGTTCCGGCGTATCAAGGTGTTTGGCTTGGGCGCCAGGCGTCTTGGCAAGGTCTGCCATGCGGGCTTAGCTGTCATTCCCGCGCCCTTGCTCTTAAGCCTCACCTGATGCAGCATCATGTGCGGAAGGGGAAAGCCCGTTTGACCGTTGGGCCATTTGGCAAACGGTCTGACACGGTGCCATGCTTTGGGAGGAGTGTGTCGTGACACCTAAGATCGCAGGGTCCACACCACACGACAATCTGGCGGCCAAGCAGCAGGCCAAGCCCAAGGTCAATAAGGTGAGCGCGCGTGATATTACCGCGTCGTTAAGGGCCGGGTATGCCGACTTTCTGGCGCGTCCCTTCATGAGCGGCTTCTTCGGCCTGATCTATGCGGTTTTCGGAATTCTGATTGTTTGGAGCCTAGTCTGGCTCGGCAAGATCTGGATGATCATCCCCGCCATTGTGGGATTTCCACTTGTCACGCCATTCGCCGCCGCCGGGCTCTATGAAATGTCCCGCCGGTTGCAGAAGAGAGAGAGTTTCGGCTGGTCTGAAATCTTCGCCGTCATTGCAAAACAACGTAAGCGCGAAATGGGCTGGATGGCTTTTGTCACCCTGTTCATTTTCTGGGTGTGGATGTATCAGGTTCGGCTTTGGCTGGCGGTCACCTTGCAGAATGCATCCTTCTCGGATCTTGGCGGGTTCTTGAACGCCGTATTGTTTACACCACAGGGCTGGACCTTCCTTGCGATTGGTACCTGCGTCGGCGCATTGCTGTCGGCTGTCCTGTTCTCGGTGACTGTTGTCGCCATGCCTATGCTGCTCGACCGGGAAACCGATATTGTTTCCGCCATGCTCACGTCTATTCGTGTCGTCACGGAAAACCCGGTGGTCATGCTCACTTGGGCGGCGATCATCTCGGTCACCATGCTGTTGTCGATGGTTCCCGCGTTTCTCGGCCTGATCTTCACCCTGCCGATCCTTGGACACACCACATGGCATCTCTATCAACGGGTCGTTCCACCAGCAGAAGCGTGATCTGTCCGGTCATCGCCCGGAGCAACTTCAGCCAACCCTTGCCAGCACCGTACGCATTGACGTCACCTACGGCACAAAATCGACAAATGCCCATTGAAGATCTGCTGCGGTTTCCTTTTTCTCAAGCAGACATTCACCAAAAGGGCATTCAGACGCTTTTCCCGGCGGCGGACATTGGACCTGATTGAAACCGCCACGGTCGAGTTGCTTTATGGATGCTTGATGCATCGCTCGGGGCGTAAGTCTTCGACGTAGCGCATTCACAGAACAGGGGCCGGACGTAGCATATTGCCGTCAGCCGGATGATTTTGGCTCGTCGTGAAGGCGCTGAAATTGCGTTGGCCTTGCGCACGAAACAGCCTTCCGACTCAAGTTGGAGACTTACCGATTGGATTGATTGATCGCCATGCCGTCATGGTCATTGATCGCTTTGGTCCAACTTTGCGCGTAAACGCTTAGCAATGCGTCCGTTTCAAAGGGTTGGTGTTCACTGTATTGAGGGGGTTCCTGCGACGTTCCTGCAACCAATCGAGCGGCGCCCTGACTCGTTCCGGTCGCGTTATTTGTTGCCAGAACCGGGCAACGGGTCGCGACAGCCAGCATATCCAAATAGTCCCGATTGGTTGCGAAGGGTCCTTCGACGATGATGTCACCTATGTGACCCGTCAGCTTCAAGCATTCGGCGGTCACCATTGCGAGGTAGTAGGATGTGGCTAGGCTTCGCTGGCCTGATCCATGGGGCGGCTCATATGGTCGCCATTTGGCCGTGCGTCCCTTGAACGGCCCCGTCAAAGGCGCGCTTGAAGGCAGGAGCATCACCGGTTGATCCAGGACAGATTTCCGATCTGCCGGCGTTGGCGCGCAGAATGTGCCATCTATGACAGTCTCGAACTCGCGTCCTCCCATGAACCTCGCCGACGGGGTTGGGTCTCCGTGGGCGTTTACATTCACCAGTGTATCTCGGTCCTCATCAAGTTGTGGTTCCCGCCCGCCGATGGTCATCGCAATGACCCAAGTTCCGGTAGAAACGACAGAGAACGGAGTTTTGCGTGTCATCAGGTGGGGCAGCAGCGAGGCGTTGGAATCGTGAATGCCGCAGGTCACCGGTGTGGTGATCGGCAAGCCCGTTTGCCGCGCCACGTCCGGCAGGATCGTTCCCAATACATCAGACGCCATCCGCACTGGCGCCATCTTTCCCGCGATCCCCAGAGCAGCCACCAGCGGCGAAAAGCTGTTGTGGCTGGGGTTCCAAAGGTCTGTATGGCAGCCAAGCGACGTCCGCTCGGTTGTGGCAACTCCGGTCAATCGGTAGGCCCAGAACTGTGGATAAGTCAGGATCTGCGCGGTCTTTTCGCGAAGGCCGGGGTCTTGATCAAACATCCAATGAAGTTGCGCGCCGATGTTCAGGCCGCCTGCCAGCCGGGCAGATCCTGTCTCGGCAAAAGGCGAACGCAGAAGGTCATAGGCCTCGGTCAGGTCATCGGGGCCGGGATGTTCATAATCCAGCATTGGCGCGGCCAGATTGCCATTGGCATCCAGAAGAACGCAAGACGCGCCATGGGCGGTGATGGAAATTGCATCGATCCCGTGGCTGGCATGGAAGTCGCGCAGGCTATCGAGCAGGAACGCCCAATGCCCTTCAAGATCAAAATGCGGCCACGGTGGGCCGGGCGAAACGATGTTGGGGCGCGTGACGACGGCAACTTCATCAAAAGTGACACGGTCCACCAGCGCCAGCTTGGCGTTGGACTTTCCAATATCGATAACGGCGATATGGCTCATGGCATGTGGAAGACAGGGGTGAGGGGCTTGGCGACGGGTTCATTATTGGGATGCGTTGCCATGATATCGGCCATATGTGCCCACCAACGTTGCATCACCGGATGATCCGGCAGGGCGTCCATTGTGTGATCATCGGTGCGCCATAGGACGCCGAACAGCACGCCGGTCTCTTCGTCCAGATGGATCGAGTAATCGCTGACGCCGGCCTTTTTCAGCAGGTCCACAAGCTCGGGCCATATCTTTTCATGGCGATTTCGATACTCGTCCAGGCATTCGGGGTTCAACTGCATCTTGAAGGCGAATTTTTCCATCACGCCCTCCAAATCGACCAGAGGCGAGGCAGTGCGATCACGCCGATCAACAGGCAGCCGATGAAGATCGACATGACGATGCCGGGAACGTTCAGAAGTCCAAGGCCAAAAGTCACCAGTCCCATTACAAAGGCCGCGATGACGACGCCGGGGATGGAGCCCGATCCGCCTAGAATGTTGATGCCGCCAAGGACCACCATGGTGACGATCTCCAATTCCCACCCCAGCGCGATTGTGGGTCGGGTCGAGCCAAGCCGCGCGGTCAGGCAGATCGCCGCGACGCCAGACATCAGCCCTGTCAGCAGGAATAGGATGAACTTTACCCGCGCCACGCGGATGCCCGAAAACAACGCGCCCGTGGGATTGTTGCCGATGGCGTAGACCGCGCGGCCAAAGTTGGTGCGGTGCAGTAGGACGTAGTAAAGCAAGGCGAGGACAGCGAAGAGGACGAATTCAAACGAGATAACCCACCAGACGTAGCCTTGCCCGAAATAGCTGAACTCTGATGGGTAGCCGCGAAAGCCTTGGTCGCCCAGGATGATGTACGAGATACCACGAAACAGGCTCATCGTGCCGATGGTCACGACGATGGACGGCAACCCAAGGCCTGTCACCAGAAAGCCATTGAACCCGCCGCATATCAAGCCTGTCCCAAGTCCGATCAAGACCAGTCCCACGACGCCCACGTCGAATTGCAACGCAAATCCCATGGCGGTAGAGGCCAGCGCAATGATTGAGGCAACCGAAAGGTCGATCTCGCCAGCCACGATCAGGAGCGCCATGGCGAAGGCGATCATGGCTTTCTCGGTGAAGTTGAAGGTCGCGTCGCTTAGGTTCCAAGCGTTGAGGAAGTAAGGCGAAAGAAACGAGTTGGTGATGAAAATCGCAATGGCGACGGCCAACAGTAGTGTTTCCCACGACTTGAAGGCTCGCACGACGGGGCTTTGCAACCGGTCAGGCAAATCGCGGCTGGTTTGATTGAAACCGACGTCACTCATGCCTGTGCCTCCACTTCGGCTCGTTTCAAGATGATGCGGCCCTTCGTGCGGCCAGCTCGGGCGTTGAACGCCACGGCGA
It contains:
- a CDS encoding DMT family transporter, which translates into the protein MLGLLGAFSWAVHDLCVRKVSATQGAFPPLVSVLVLGSLVALPLTLIWAEPATAPPGAYWRAIAAGVFYAVAGVGLYKALGIGPVRLVAPIIGAYPIVSMGLAAYSGSPLTIVHWLAVFVVIGGVAFIAISSDEGASDGDKAQAIGWSLLSGPGFAIAFALSQSATMLADEWTMLMPMRIAAIAATLLLALALREGLLPQRKSLWIFLIMGTLDVIAIVSVSAAGSFAYPEFAAVAASTFGLITVVLATIFLGERLRAPQWTAVVAVFAAIGSLGL
- a CDS encoding formate--tetrahydrofolate ligase, producing the protein MGYKSDIEIAREARKRPIQEVGAKIGIESADLLPYGHDKAKVSQSFINSVQDRDNGHLILVTAINPTPAGEGKTTTTVGLGDGLNRIGKNAMVCIREASLGPNFGMKGGAAGGGYAQVVPMEDMNLHFTGDFHAITSAHSLLSAMIDNHIYWGNELEIDTRRVVWRRVVDMNDRALRQITTSLGGVANGFPREAGFDITVASEVMAILCLAKDLKDLQEKLGAMIVAYRRDRSPVYARDIKADGAMTVLLKDAMQPNLVQTLENNPAFVHGGPFANIAHGCNSVIATSTALKLCDYVVTEAGFGADLGAEKFMNIKCRKAGLAPSVVVVVATVRAMKMNGGVAKADLGAENVEAVNSGCANLGRHIENVKSFGVPVVVAINHFVTDTDAEVQAVKDYVASQGAEAVLSRHWELGGEGSAPLAEKVVEVIEKGEADFHTLYPDDMPLAEKIQAVCKGIYRADEAVMDKKTLDQLKLWEDQGYGNLPVCMAKTQYSFTTDPNERGAPTGFTIPVREVRLSAGAGFIVAVCGEIMTMPGLPRKPSAEAIHLNNAGEIEGLF
- a CDS encoding FGGY-family carbohydrate kinase; the protein is MSHIAVIDIGKSNAKLALVDRVTFDEVAVVTRPNIVSPGPPWPHFDLEGHWAFLLDSLRDFHASHGIDAISITAHGASCVLLDANGNLAAPMLDYEHPGPDDLTEAYDLLRSPFAETGSARLAGGLNIGAQLHWMFDQDPGLREKTAQILTYPQFWAYRLTGVATTERTSLGCHTDLWNPSHNSFSPLVAALGIAGKMAPVRMASDVLGTILPDVARQTGLPITTPVTCGIHDSNASLLPHLMTRKTPFSVVSTGTWVIAMTIGGREPQLDEDRDTLVNVNAHGDPTPSARFMGGREFETVIDGTFCAPTPADRKSVLDQPVMLLPSSAPLTGPFKGRTAKWRPYEPPHGSGQRSLATSYYLAMVTAECLKLTGHIGDIIVEGPFATNRDYLDMLAVATRCPVLATNNATGTSQGAARLVAGTSQEPPQYSEHQPFETDALLSVYAQSWTKAINDHDGMAINQSNR
- a CDS encoding DUF2189 domain-containing protein, yielding MTPKIAGSTPHDNLAAKQQAKPKVNKVSARDITASLRAGYADFLARPFMSGFFGLIYAVFGILIVWSLVWLGKIWMIIPAIVGFPLVTPFAAAGLYEMSRRLQKRESFGWSEIFAVIAKQRKREMGWMAFVTLFIFWVWMYQVRLWLAVTLQNASFSDLGGFLNAVLFTPQGWTFLAIGTCVGALLSAVLFSVTVVAMPMLLDRETDIVSAMLTSIRVVTENPVVMLTWAAIISVTMLLSMVPAFLGLIFTLPILGHTTWHLYQRVVPPAEA
- a CDS encoding bifunctional 5,10-methylenetetrahydrofolate dehydrogenase/5,10-methenyltetrahydrofolate cyclohydrolase, whose product is MKDVADHMVLRGAPVRDRILSDVRAYVGDHPAIGTLVSIAIGDIPEVAVYIRNQKRAAEAAGIPFDEQIWPADTTPEEAKARIQAMNDDPSVLGIILQRPIPAHINVRSLQSAIHPLKDVEGMNPASIGNIVYNDVALAPCTASAAVELIRATGLTMEGLEVVMIGHSEIVGKPAAMMLMAEGATVTVCHHMTRSVAMHSRRADVVVVAVGKAHLVGADMIKPGAAVIDIGINQIDVDGETRIVGDVATGPVSQVAGWVTPVPGGVGPVTVAILMRNATVAHQRQRAAGWI
- a CDS encoding DUF1989 domain-containing protein — its product is MLDDQYPEVVKGPPKPSKCFVPSVFTLPPGTERYVVEGCGAVLIPIEAGDKIKVENTEGGQPCELVCAATGGRHADLLDVKATAPAGGLQRLLASSDTSLRGFRLGLETRGIDPAAMQAIHLFEATTPAGTAEEFTVQADGIAIIAAPHPNPSGQMDYEAQDTASPLTVWITRAKIKPHKGHTLPDPLADPIENIRVHSATAEAYFVKAGDYIQIQDVDGRQCTDFECFSARKLDRGIEHALDVTTTRTLMGHSYPMPGLHAKYYDQEMMPLVEVVQDTCGRHDAFALACSAKYYDDIGYPGHANCSENFNTALSQFNVTGRPGWMAINFFFNTAIDDHGVMYSDEPWSRPGDYVLLRALTDIVCVTSACPDDTTAANGWNPTDIHVRTYSGQEKFQRAIAFRATPEAEPKMTKQTGFHDCFAKHTRNFIEYNGYWLANCFAEAGPIEEYHACREAVVMMDLSPLRKFEITGPDAEALCQYVFTRNMKTLAVGGVVYTAMCYEHGGMIDDGTVFRLGKDNFRWIGGSDYGGEWIREQAEKLGLRVLIRSSTDQLHNVAVQGPNSRDLLRKLVWTAPHNPEFDQLGWFRHTPARLHNEGGTPFVVSRTGYTGELGYEVMCHPKDCEEIFNAIWDVGRDFGLKPMGLEALDMVRIEAGLIFAGYDFSDQTDPFEAGIGFTVPLKSKTDDFIGRDALLRRKEHPARKLVGLDIDSNIDVTHGDCIHIGRAQIGEVTSSMRSPILGKNIALARVDVAHHAVGTQVEIGKLDGHQKRIPAEIVPFAHYDPQKTKPRS
- a CDS encoding ABC transporter permease, with amino-acid sequence MSDVGFNQTSRDLPDRLQSPVVRAFKSWETLLLAVAIAIFITNSFLSPYFLNAWNLSDATFNFTEKAMIAFAMALLIVAGEIDLSVASIIALASTAMGFALQFDVGVVGLVLIGLGTGLICGGFNGFLVTGLGLPSIVVTIGTMSLFRGISYIILGDQGFRGYPSEFSYFGQGYVWWVISFEFVLFAVLALLYYVLLHRTNFGRAVYAIGNNPTGALFSGIRVARVKFILFLLTGLMSGVAAICLTARLGSTRPTIALGWELEIVTMVVLGGINILGGSGSIPGVVIAAFVMGLVTFGLGLLNVPGIVMSIFIGCLLIGVIALPRLWSIWRA
- the rhaM gene encoding L-rhamnose mutarotase; this translates as MEKFAFKMQLNPECLDEYRNRHEKIWPELVDLLKKAGVSDYSIHLDEETGVLFGVLWRTDDHTMDALPDHPVMQRWWAHMADIMATHPNNEPVAKPLTPVFHMP